A single window of Microbispora hainanensis DNA harbors:
- a CDS encoding NUDIX hydrolase, which translates to MTAKDGDGWALCSLGHQHWGLYGAAGLLTVHHTLDGMPYVLMQKRSWWSHHGGTWGLPGGARDSHEDAIAGALREAREEAALDSELVRVRGLYVDDHGGWSFQTVIAEAEGLLDASPANGESADMRWVAADEVPARELHPGFAESWPRIRPALSPVVVVLDMANIIGARAEHGWWKDRAGAANRLLNELVPLCEQGIGEMPEGVPALTRWFPRMVAVLEGAATGAADSGPVTGDLTVVAAGGSGDDAIVEAVRDMRPWETTLVVTADRGLRERVTALGAVVAGPRWLLKQL; encoded by the coding sequence ATGACGGCGAAGGACGGCGACGGCTGGGCCCTGTGCTCACTGGGACACCAGCACTGGGGGCTGTACGGCGCCGCCGGCCTGCTCACCGTGCACCACACGCTCGACGGCATGCCGTACGTGCTGATGCAGAAGCGTTCCTGGTGGAGCCATCACGGCGGGACGTGGGGCCTGCCGGGCGGCGCGCGTGACAGCCACGAGGACGCCATCGCCGGCGCGCTGCGAGAGGCCCGCGAGGAGGCGGCGCTCGACTCCGAGCTCGTCCGGGTGCGCGGGCTCTACGTCGACGACCACGGCGGCTGGTCGTTCCAGACGGTGATCGCGGAGGCCGAAGGGCTGCTCGACGCCTCGCCCGCCAACGGCGAGAGCGCGGACATGCGCTGGGTGGCGGCCGACGAGGTCCCGGCGAGGGAGCTGCACCCCGGCTTCGCCGAGTCGTGGCCGAGGATCAGGCCCGCGCTGAGCCCGGTGGTCGTCGTGCTCGACATGGCCAACATCATCGGCGCGCGGGCCGAGCACGGCTGGTGGAAGGACCGGGCGGGCGCCGCGAACCGCCTGCTCAACGAGCTGGTCCCGCTCTGCGAACAGGGCATCGGCGAGATGCCCGAAGGCGTGCCGGCCCTGACCCGGTGGTTCCCGCGCATGGTCGCGGTGCTCGAAGGGGCGGCGACCGGTGCCGCCGACTCCGGGCCGGTGACCGGGGACCTGACGGTCGTGGCGGCGGGAGGCAGTGGGGACGACGCGATCGTGGAGGCGGTGCGCGACATGCGGCCCTGGGAGACCACGCTCGTCGTCACCGCCGACCGCGGGCTGCGCGAGCGGGTGACGGCCCTCGGCGCCGTGGTCGCCGGTCCCCGCTGGCTGCTCAAGCAGCTCTGA
- a CDS encoding TetR/AcrR family transcriptional regulator translates to MTVKNRDGSAVDGKVRRRDPDRSRQAILDAAEQVFAREGYDGASMAAIGKAAGVSGTLPGYFFGDKATLYAAVIDRLFEERNRALEELGRAATAVLKEEDGLRRGLEVLVGGYLRFLLARPTFVQLMARDALEMTRSGRATEPRHSAAYESSVRGFLAALSPPPGPGVEPDQLLISIVALCFFPLEHDATMLAGMGYRAWTPAFVGKRTEHVVDILLRVLTTTPVR, encoded by the coding sequence GTGACCGTCAAGAATCGCGATGGGTCGGCCGTGGACGGCAAGGTGCGGCGTCGTGATCCCGACCGGTCCCGGCAGGCGATCCTGGACGCGGCCGAGCAGGTCTTCGCCAGGGAGGGCTACGACGGGGCGAGCATGGCCGCGATCGGCAAGGCGGCCGGGGTCTCGGGCACGCTGCCCGGCTACTTCTTCGGCGACAAGGCGACCCTGTACGCGGCGGTCATCGACCGGCTGTTCGAGGAGCGCAACCGCGCGCTGGAGGAGCTGGGCAGGGCGGCGACGGCCGTGCTGAAGGAGGAGGACGGGCTCCGCCGCGGGCTGGAGGTGCTGGTCGGCGGTTATCTGCGGTTCCTGCTCGCGCGCCCCACGTTCGTGCAGCTGATGGCGCGCGACGCCCTCGAGATGACCCGCAGCGGCCGGGCGACCGAGCCGCGCCATTCGGCCGCCTACGAAAGCAGCGTGCGCGGGTTCCTCGCGGCGCTGTCGCCGCCGCCCGGTCCGGGAGTCGAGCCCGACCAGTTGCTGATCAGCATCGTGGCGCTGTGCTTCTTCCCTCTCGAGCACGACGCGACCATGCTCGCCGGCATGGGGTACCGCGCGTGGACCCCCGCCTTCGTGGGCAAACGCACCGAGCACGTGGTGGACATCCTGCTCCGGGTGCTGACCACCACGCCCGTACGGTAG
- a CDS encoding N-acyl homoserine lactonase family protein — protein MFTIEPMVVAYGPHREKSRFTYMHNAGVAIDIPYVSWLVRGKDLNVLIDVGCSARDYAEHIRPKDRQLVHVGQVFADVVDVKPITEHLRDRGLAPRDIDFVVLSHLDWDHCMTMDPFTESTVYVQRREWETTPSHEMFATSFAPKEHYDKIAEGNLELLDGTHKIAEGLELILSPGHTFGGQSAIVKTSEGTFVIAGMCVLKENFYPTEEQQEHFKVIPPGGHTDLFESYETMLKLKEIGGDNVLPLHMSEAWDITRIGSPIGA, from the coding sequence TTGTTCACGATCGAGCCCATGGTCGTCGCGTACGGACCGCACAGGGAGAAGAGCCGCTTCACCTACATGCACAACGCGGGCGTGGCCATCGACATCCCGTACGTGTCCTGGCTGGTGCGCGGCAAGGACCTCAACGTGCTGATCGACGTGGGCTGCAGCGCCCGGGACTACGCCGAGCACATCCGGCCCAAGGACCGCCAGCTCGTGCACGTCGGCCAGGTCTTCGCCGACGTGGTCGACGTCAAGCCGATCACCGAGCACCTGCGCGACCGCGGCCTGGCCCCGCGCGACATCGACTTCGTCGTCCTGTCCCATCTGGACTGGGACCACTGCATGACGATGGACCCGTTCACGGAGAGCACCGTCTACGTGCAGCGCAGGGAGTGGGAGACCACCCCGTCGCACGAGATGTTCGCCACCTCGTTCGCCCCCAAGGAGCACTACGACAAGATCGCCGAGGGGAACCTGGAGCTCCTCGACGGCACGCACAAGATCGCCGAAGGGCTCGAGCTCATCCTGTCCCCCGGGCACACCTTCGGCGGCCAGTCCGCGATCGTCAAGACGAGCGAGGGCACCTTCGTCATCGCCGGCATGTGCGTGCTGAAGGAGAACTTCTACCCCACCGAAGAGCAGCAGGAGCACTTCAAGGTCATCCCGCCGGGCGGCCACACCGACCTGTTCGAGTCGTACGAGACGATGCTCAAGCTCAAGGAGATCGGCGGCGACAACGTGCTGCCGCTGCACATGTCCGAGGCCTGGGACATCACCCGCATCGGGTCCCCGATCGGAGCCTGA
- a CDS encoding FAD binding domain-containing protein produces MRPAAFDYVRPRSLEETLAHLAGNRHARVLAGGQSLVPLLNRRAARPGTLVDINAVAGLDVLRWDDDALHIGATVRQRRVELDADVRARIPILSEATALIGRIAIRNRGTIVGSLTHADPSAELPAVAVACRAEVSIASAAGLRTCPAGEFFLGANHTSLALGEMAIGVRFPLPPPRTGQAWVEYSRRHADLPLVGVACELTLTAGGVIADAALVCAGVGPRPWRVPAAASLIGAAPEASAEASAASPEAFRAVARAAAVQCEPYGDARTDAAHRRRLVYALTLRSLETAWSRAGEQR; encoded by the coding sequence ATGAGACCCGCCGCCTTCGACTACGTGCGCCCGCGTTCGCTGGAGGAGACGCTCGCCCACCTCGCCGGGAATCGGCACGCCCGGGTGCTCGCCGGCGGGCAGAGCCTCGTGCCGCTGCTCAACCGGCGGGCGGCGCGCCCCGGGACGCTGGTCGACATCAACGCCGTCGCCGGCCTGGACGTCCTGCGGTGGGACGACGACGCGCTCCACATCGGCGCCACCGTACGGCAGCGCCGCGTGGAGCTGGACGCGGACGTGCGCGCCCGGATTCCGATCCTCTCCGAGGCGACGGCGTTGATCGGCAGGATCGCCATCCGCAACCGGGGCACGATCGTCGGCAGCCTGACGCACGCCGACCCGTCCGCGGAGCTGCCCGCGGTGGCCGTGGCCTGCCGGGCCGAGGTGAGCATCGCGTCCGCGGCCGGGCTCAGGACGTGTCCCGCCGGCGAGTTCTTCCTCGGGGCGAACCACACGTCGCTGGCCCTGGGCGAGATGGCGATCGGCGTGCGGTTCCCGCTCCCGCCACCGCGCACCGGCCAGGCGTGGGTGGAGTACAGCCGCAGGCACGCGGACCTGCCGCTGGTGGGTGTCGCCTGCGAGCTGACGCTGACCGCCGGCGGCGTGATCGCGGACGCCGCCCTCGTCTGCGCCGGGGTCGGGCCGCGTCCGTGGCGCGTGCCCGCGGCGGCCTCGCTGATCGGCGCCGCTCCGGAGGCGTCTGCGGAGGCGTCCGCGGCGTCTCCCGAGGCGTTCCGGGCGGTGGCGAGGGCCGCCGCGGTCCAGTGCGAGCCGTACGGCGACGCCCGCACCGACGCCGCGCACCGGCGGCGGCTGGTGTACGCGCTGACGCTGCGGAGCCTGGAGACGGCCTGGTCCCGGGCGGGTGAGCAGCGGTGA
- a CDS encoding ABC transporter substrate-binding protein, with protein MKTRHGLAAALSTAVLVAGCSAGADSGGGEAKTIKVGTLFSVTGPAANVGDKMRKGIELAIDQINQRGGIDGKKIEWKFYDPAGDTATAVSQTRKLLTSDKVDVVVGGGSASGIALAMAQLTEPAKKLFVATEGARNIVQPESAHALTFKATFNDTVVIQKIIEFWRAKGVSRVAMLPDTTGFGQSALEVAKQEVPAAGIKMDVASFDTGTNDFTPTLGKLAAGKPQAYLAWTTDSSGVAFIKNARALVRDDSVLIQHGHGFVDDRYMRQAGEASVGTVLASPKLPVYDLLPDSDPQKKTIGDFVTAYQAKYQEQPNVYAGQAYDAMMITAEAIEKAGTTDGPALAKALENLGEYVGLTGVFRYSAQDHSGLASDGVTMIKWDGTRFVPAGS; from the coding sequence ATGAAGACAAGGCATGGGCTCGCCGCCGCACTCTCCACCGCGGTCCTGGTGGCCGGCTGCTCGGCCGGCGCGGACTCCGGCGGCGGCGAAGCAAAGACGATCAAGGTCGGCACGCTGTTCTCGGTGACGGGCCCGGCGGCGAACGTCGGCGACAAGATGCGCAAGGGCATCGAGCTCGCCATCGACCAGATCAACCAGCGGGGCGGCATCGACGGCAAGAAGATCGAGTGGAAGTTCTACGACCCGGCCGGCGACACGGCGACGGCGGTGTCGCAGACCCGCAAGCTGCTGACCAGTGACAAGGTCGACGTCGTGGTCGGCGGCGGCAGCGCCAGCGGCATCGCGCTGGCCATGGCGCAGCTCACCGAACCGGCGAAGAAGCTGTTCGTCGCCACCGAGGGCGCCCGCAACATCGTGCAGCCGGAAAGCGCGCACGCGCTGACGTTCAAGGCGACCTTCAACGACACCGTCGTCATCCAGAAGATCATCGAGTTCTGGAGGGCCAAGGGCGTCTCGCGGGTCGCGATGCTGCCCGACACCACGGGCTTCGGGCAGTCGGCGCTGGAGGTGGCCAAGCAGGAGGTCCCCGCGGCCGGCATCAAGATGGACGTCGCGTCCTTCGACACGGGCACCAACGACTTCACCCCCACGCTCGGCAAGCTCGCGGCCGGCAAGCCCCAGGCCTACCTCGCCTGGACCACCGACAGCTCGGGCGTCGCCTTCATCAAGAACGCGCGGGCGCTGGTGCGCGACGACTCGGTGCTGATCCAGCACGGCCACGGCTTCGTGGACGACAGGTACATGCGGCAGGCGGGGGAGGCGAGCGTCGGCACCGTGCTGGCCTCCCCCAAGCTCCCCGTCTACGACCTGCTGCCCGACTCCGACCCGCAGAAGAAGACGATCGGCGACTTCGTCACGGCCTACCAGGCGAAGTACCAGGAGCAGCCCAACGTCTACGCGGGCCAGGCGTACGACGCCATGATGATCACCGCCGAGGCCATCGAGAAGGCGGGCACCACCGACGGCCCGGCGCTGGCCAAGGCGCTGGAGAACCTGGGCGAGTACGTCGGCCTCACCGGCGTGTTCCGGTACAGCGCCCAGGACCACAGCGGCCTCGCCTCCGACGGCGTGACGATGATCAAGTGGGACGGCACGCGCTTCGTGCCCGCCGGGAGCTAG
- a CDS encoding branched-chain amino acid ABC transporter permease — protein MAVSRVLSPPVATGVLLVALPLVFVSDYAHSVLVQFCVMLLLLTGLDFINGHARMISLAQAGLYGLGAYTAGILSARSILPPVLAFVCAPLLVTVVALLIGSASLRLRATYFTMATLAAGYVLYLLFGRLTWLTGGPNGLLGIPPLGEAVSGTTAMYVLAAALAFLGVLVAHNVASSRAGRALRALGSSEPAAVASGVPAYRLRLFAFGLSGCYAGVAGALQTFHDTFVSPSSFGFFTAVLFVVGLTVGGAGRPTGPLIGAALLTGLSQLGTEYAGFESLIVGVVFLVAVQAFPDGVGGLTARLAPRRAR, from the coding sequence ATGGCCGTCTCGCGTGTCCTGTCGCCGCCGGTGGCGACCGGCGTCCTGCTCGTGGCCCTCCCTCTGGTGTTCGTCTCCGACTACGCGCACTCGGTGCTGGTGCAGTTCTGCGTCATGCTGCTCCTGCTCACGGGGCTCGACTTCATCAACGGCCACGCCCGGATGATCTCCCTGGCGCAGGCGGGCCTCTACGGCCTCGGCGCCTACACGGCGGGCATCCTCAGCGCGCGCTCGATCCTGCCGCCGGTCCTGGCCTTCGTGTGCGCGCCGCTGCTGGTCACCGTGGTCGCGCTGCTGATCGGGTCGGCGTCGCTGCGGCTGCGGGCCACGTACTTCACGATGGCCACCCTCGCGGCGGGCTACGTGCTCTATCTGCTGTTCGGCCGGCTGACCTGGCTGACCGGCGGGCCCAACGGCCTGCTCGGCATCCCGCCGCTCGGCGAGGCCGTGAGCGGGACCACCGCGATGTACGTCCTGGCCGCCGCGCTCGCCTTCCTCGGCGTGCTCGTGGCGCACAACGTGGCGTCCTCGCGGGCGGGCCGGGCGCTGCGGGCGCTCGGGTCCTCCGAGCCCGCCGCCGTGGCGAGCGGGGTGCCCGCCTACCGGCTGAGGCTGTTCGCCTTCGGCCTCAGCGGCTGCTACGCGGGGGTGGCCGGAGCCCTGCAGACGTTCCACGACACCTTCGTCAGCCCCTCGTCCTTCGGCTTCTTCACAGCGGTGCTGTTCGTCGTGGGCCTGACCGTCGGCGGCGCGGGCCGTCCCACCGGCCCGCTGATCGGCGCGGCGCTGCTGACCGGCCTGTCCCAGCTCGGCACCGAGTACGCCGGGTTTGAGTCGCTGATCGTGGGCGTGGTGTTCCTGGTGGCCGTCCAGGCGTTCCCCGACGGCGTCGGCGGCCTGACCGCGCGCTTGGCGCCGAGGAGGGCCCGATGA
- a CDS encoding xanthine dehydrogenase family protein molybdopterin-binding subunit has protein sequence MSERLTGSGPSERALGARLTRLEDARLLAGAGRFLADVTVPGMTHAHFLRSPHAHARIVSIDTSAARSLPGVHAVLTAAELPHRPLVDSVAVPGLVKTPQPALASDRVRYVGEPVAIVLAGSRAVAEDAAELIRVGYAPLPAATDPLAGQHGRAEPLFEDIPGNVIYAGSRTYGNVDDAFASAAHVVTGRFTTGRFIAAPMETRGCLADYDAAGDRLTVHCSTQSPHLLRRKLAHCLEMGEGRIRVLVPDVGGGFGQKIPAAPEEIAVALAARATGLPVRWVEDRQENITAAPHAKDQIVDMELALSADGAFEAVRARIVGDCGAYSFNSASALIECYLSAGLLPGPYRIRNVAWEVTAVLTNKSPISPYRGVGWTASHSAREVLIDRAARLLGRDPLDLRRQNLVREFPYTSATGMDYDSGSYVESLDKAAGLIGYTGLEERRAAARERGRYLGVGVSPYVEPSGWGTAGALQSSWSFASHDHVRVTMEPSGEVTVAVGTPSQGQGHATVLAQVVADVLGVDPATVTVLADDTAAVPISTAGTRASRTATVIGGALTLAARDLRDKLARLAAGLLECDPRDLEFDQGHVRVRGVPARSVPLAELAGRAHFDPAVREHLPEPDLVANRFYDPPATYSNGCVAVVVEVDPLTGDVAVVDAAAVEDCGTMLNPLMVEGQVLGAFVQGVGGALYEHVPYTADGVPLATSFSDYLLPTAAEIPHVRLGHCCSPSPLTVNGSKGMGESGVIATPAAVACAVADALAPFGVEVDRTPLTPAYVSGLLPGPF, from the coding sequence ATGAGCGAGCGGCTCACCGGTTCCGGCCCCAGCGAGCGGGCACTGGGCGCACGCCTGACGCGGCTGGAGGACGCACGGCTCCTCGCCGGCGCGGGGAGGTTCCTCGCCGACGTCACCGTGCCGGGGATGACGCACGCGCACTTCCTCCGCTCGCCCCACGCGCACGCGAGGATCGTCTCCATCGACACCAGCGCGGCCCGGTCGCTGCCCGGGGTGCACGCGGTGCTCACCGCGGCCGAGCTTCCACACCGGCCGCTGGTCGACTCCGTCGCCGTACCCGGGCTGGTGAAGACCCCGCAACCGGCCCTCGCCTCCGACCGGGTGCGCTACGTGGGAGAGCCGGTGGCGATCGTGCTCGCCGGCAGCAGGGCGGTGGCCGAGGACGCGGCGGAGCTGATCCGGGTCGGCTACGCGCCGCTGCCGGCCGCCACCGACCCGCTCGCCGGACAGCACGGCCGGGCCGAGCCGCTCTTCGAGGACATTCCCGGCAACGTGATCTACGCGGGCAGCCGGACGTACGGGAACGTGGACGACGCCTTCGCGTCCGCCGCACACGTCGTCACCGGGCGGTTCACCACCGGCCGCTTCATCGCCGCGCCGATGGAGACCCGCGGCTGCCTGGCGGACTACGACGCGGCCGGCGACCGGCTGACCGTGCACTGCTCCACCCAGTCGCCCCACCTGCTGCGGCGGAAGCTGGCGCACTGCCTGGAGATGGGCGAGGGCCGGATCAGGGTGCTCGTCCCCGACGTCGGCGGCGGCTTCGGCCAGAAGATCCCGGCGGCCCCCGAGGAGATCGCCGTCGCGCTGGCCGCGCGGGCCACCGGCCTTCCGGTGCGGTGGGTGGAGGACCGGCAGGAGAACATCACCGCCGCCCCGCACGCCAAGGACCAGATCGTCGACATGGAGCTGGCGCTGTCGGCGGACGGCGCGTTCGAGGCGGTCCGCGCACGGATCGTCGGCGACTGCGGGGCCTACTCCTTCAACAGCGCGAGCGCGCTCATCGAGTGCTACCTGTCGGCCGGGCTGCTGCCCGGGCCGTACCGGATCCGCAACGTGGCCTGGGAAGTCACCGCGGTGCTGACCAACAAGTCCCCGATCTCCCCGTATCGGGGGGTCGGCTGGACGGCGAGCCACTCCGCGCGGGAGGTCCTGATCGACCGGGCCGCCCGGCTGCTCGGCCGCGACCCGCTCGACCTGCGCAGGCAGAACCTCGTCCGGGAGTTCCCCTACACCTCGGCCACCGGGATGGACTACGACAGCGGGAGCTACGTCGAGTCCCTCGACAAGGCGGCCGGCCTGATCGGCTACACCGGCCTGGAGGAGCGCCGCGCGGCCGCCCGCGAGCGCGGCCGCTACCTGGGCGTCGGCGTCAGCCCGTACGTCGAGCCCAGCGGCTGGGGCACCGCAGGGGCGCTGCAGTCGTCGTGGTCCTTCGCCTCGCACGACCACGTGCGGGTCACCATGGAGCCGTCCGGCGAGGTGACCGTGGCGGTCGGCACGCCGTCCCAGGGGCAGGGGCACGCCACGGTTCTGGCCCAGGTGGTGGCCGACGTGCTGGGCGTCGACCCGGCGACGGTGACCGTGCTGGCCGACGACACCGCCGCCGTCCCGATCAGCACGGCGGGCACGAGGGCCAGCCGGACCGCCACGGTCATCGGCGGGGCGCTCACCCTGGCCGCCCGCGACCTGCGGGACAAGCTCGCCCGCCTCGCCGCCGGCCTGCTCGAGTGCGACCCCCGCGACCTGGAGTTCGACCAGGGGCACGTCCGGGTCCGCGGCGTGCCGGCACGGAGCGTGCCGCTGGCCGAGCTGGCCGGCCGGGCGCACTTCGATCCCGCCGTGCGCGAGCACCTCCCCGAGCCCGACCTGGTCGCCAACCGCTTCTACGACCCCCCGGCCACCTACTCCAACGGCTGCGTGGCCGTGGTCGTCGAGGTCGATCCGCTGACCGGCGACGTGGCGGTGGTGGACGCCGCGGCCGTGGAGGACTGCGGCACGATGCTCAACCCCCTCATGGTCGAGGGCCAGGTCCTCGGCGCGTTCGTCCAGGGCGTCGGCGGCGCGCTGTACGAGCACGTCCCCTACACCGCCGACGGCGTGCCGCTGGCCACCTCGTTCTCCGACTACCTGCTGCCGACCGCCGCCGAGATCCCCCACGTACGGCTCGGGCACTGTTGCTCGCCGTCTCCGCTCACCGTCAACGGCAGCAAGGGAATGGGCGAATCCGGAGTGATCGCGACGCCGGCCGCCGTGGCCTGCGCCGTCGCCGACGCGCTCGCCCCCTTCGGCGTCGAGGTGGACCGCACCCCGCTGACGCCCGCCTACGTGTCCGGTCTGCTGCCCGGCCCCTTCTGA
- a CDS encoding (2Fe-2S)-binding protein, producing the protein MTTGPGERDERILVRLRVNGVEHAVRAEPRESLAELLREKLRLTGTHVGCEQGVCGACTVLLDGASVRSCLLLAVQADGHEVTTVEGLASGASASHPLRRAFTDNHALQCGFCTPGVLMTAYELLSTRRGLSERDIRVALSGNLCRCTGYQGIIAAVRQADEQWERDVPDQQHTDRQH; encoded by the coding sequence GTGACCACCGGTCCCGGGGAGCGTGACGAGCGGATTCTCGTCCGGCTGCGCGTCAACGGCGTGGAGCACGCCGTACGGGCCGAGCCGCGCGAGAGCCTCGCCGAGCTGCTGCGCGAGAAGCTGCGGCTCACCGGCACGCATGTCGGATGCGAGCAGGGGGTGTGCGGCGCGTGCACGGTCCTGCTCGACGGCGCGTCGGTGCGGTCCTGCCTGCTGCTGGCCGTCCAGGCGGATGGGCACGAGGTCACCACCGTGGAGGGCCTCGCCTCCGGCGCTTCGGCCTCCCATCCGCTGCGGCGCGCCTTCACCGACAACCACGCCCTGCAGTGCGGGTTCTGCACCCCCGGGGTGCTGATGACGGCGTACGAGCTGCTCAGCACCCGGCGGGGGCTGTCCGAGCGCGACATCCGCGTCGCGCTGTCCGGCAACCTCTGCCGGTGCACCGGCTACCAGGGCATCATCGCCGCCGTACGGCAGGCGGACGAGCAGTGGGAACGCGACGTTCCCGATCAACAGCACACCGATCGGCAGCACTAG
- a CDS encoding branched-chain amino acid ABC transporter permease — MTLLLQVLFAGLSVGAVYALVAVGFGVVANGTGAVNFVQGEFVMLGGVMAGIVNEWLRPPLVVSLLAALAVGVAAGLLTELAAGRFSRSHNADVITLATIGLTLVIKAVVLLATGARTYQLPHFLGEAPLHVAGAVVDTQALWNLAVVVVVAAALSAFFRRTRRGTILRAAADDPEMVASLGVPFRTTARWAFVLAGVLGALAGVGLAPLSVMSYDSGTLLGLKGFAAAMLGGLGNLYGALAGGLLLGLTEAVVAGYGSATYSDAVAFVVLLIVLFTRPTGLFAQRKAVRV; from the coding sequence GTGACCCTGCTGCTCCAGGTCCTGTTCGCCGGGCTCAGCGTGGGCGCGGTGTACGCGCTGGTGGCCGTGGGCTTCGGCGTGGTCGCCAACGGCACCGGCGCGGTGAACTTCGTGCAGGGCGAGTTCGTCATGCTGGGCGGCGTCATGGCCGGGATCGTCAACGAGTGGCTGCGACCGCCGCTGGTCGTGAGCCTGCTCGCCGCCCTGGCCGTCGGAGTGGCGGCCGGCCTGCTGACGGAGCTGGCGGCCGGTCGTTTCTCCCGCTCCCACAACGCCGACGTGATCACCCTCGCGACGATCGGGCTGACGTTGGTGATCAAGGCGGTGGTCCTGCTGGCCACCGGCGCGCGCACCTACCAGCTTCCCCACTTCCTCGGGGAGGCGCCGCTGCACGTCGCCGGAGCGGTCGTCGACACCCAGGCGCTGTGGAACCTCGCGGTCGTCGTGGTGGTCGCCGCGGCGCTGTCGGCGTTCTTCCGGCGCACCCGCCGGGGCACGATCCTGCGGGCCGCCGCCGACGACCCCGAGATGGTCGCCTCCCTTGGCGTGCCGTTCCGTACGACCGCCCGCTGGGCGTTCGTGCTCGCCGGGGTGCTGGGCGCGCTCGCCGGGGTCGGCCTCGCACCGCTGTCGGTGATGTCCTACGACTCGGGGACCCTGCTCGGGCTCAAGGGGTTCGCCGCCGCGATGCTCGGCGGGCTGGGCAACCTCTACGGCGCCCTGGCCGGCGGGCTGCTGCTCGGGCTGACCGAGGCCGTGGTCGCCGGGTACGGCTCGGCCACCTACAGCGACGCGGTCGCGTTCGTCGTCCTGCTGATCGTGCTGTTCACCCGGCCCACCGGCCTGTTCGCGCAGCGGAAGGCGGTGCGCGTCTGA